A window from Saprospiraceae bacterium encodes these proteins:
- a CDS encoding twin-arginine translocase TatA/TatE family subunit produces the protein MFNLVFGLGGQELLVIGLIILVFFGGKKIPELMRGLGSGIREFNNAKNNIEAEVKENMKDLDSKKNSQ, from the coding sequence ATGTTTAATCTCGTTTTTGGATTGGGTGGCCAGGAGTTGTTGGTCATTGGTTTGATAATTCTAGTTTTTTTTGGAGGTAAAAAGATTCCTGAACTGATGCGTGGCTTAGGAAGCGGCATAAGAGAGTTTAACAATGCCAAAAATAACATAGAAGCTGAAGTTAAGGAAAATATGAAAGATCTGGATTCGAAAAAAAATAGTCAATAA
- a CDS encoding PspC family transcriptional regulator — MSVIQKFIQPIVEKYSFGVCSYLAQKWGLNESKVRVYFVYTSFVSFGSPVIFYLAAAFWINIKKYLRGGVRVQ; from the coding sequence ATGTCTGTCATTCAAAAGTTTATACAACCTATTGTTGAAAAATATAGCTTTGGTGTATGTAGTTACCTCGCTCAAAAGTGGGGTCTGAACGAATCAAAGGTTAGGGTGTATTTTGTATATACAAGTTTTGTCAGTTTTGGTTCTCCTGTCATATTTTATCTTGCTGCCGCATTTTGGATCAACATAAAAAAATATCTGAGAGGCGGTGTCAGAGTCCAATAA
- a CDS encoding leucyl/phenylalanyl-tRNA--protein transferase, whose protein sequence is MYYVLDDEISFPHPKAVKPSGILAITGDLKFERLLLAYHYGIFPWYNEGEPIIWWCPNPRYVIFPERAKVPKSIKSYFNQNKYRVTYNQAFEEVIRNCQNHPRSGQNGTWINEDIVQSYICLHRMGYATSAEVWDDDILVGGLYGVHIGKVFYGESMFSKKSNASRFGFISLAQKLESEGFYIIDCQQPNAYLESLGGEFISGDEFQEILGKNRKEWLKNQCY, encoded by the coding sequence ATGTATTATGTCCTTGATGATGAGATATCTTTTCCGCACCCGAAAGCAGTAAAGCCTTCCGGAATTCTTGCTATCACCGGAGATCTGAAATTTGAACGATTATTGTTGGCCTATCATTATGGTATATTCCCATGGTATAACGAGGGAGAACCTATCATATGGTGGTGTCCCAATCCGAGATATGTTATTTTTCCTGAAAGAGCCAAAGTCCCCAAAAGTATAAAGTCCTATTTTAACCAGAATAAATACAGGGTCACATACAATCAGGCATTTGAAGAAGTGATCAGAAATTGTCAGAACCATCCCCGATCAGGACAAAATGGTACCTGGATAAATGAAGACATAGTACAATCCTATATCTGCCTTCACCGCATGGGATATGCTACTTCTGCAGAAGTTTGGGATGATGATATTTTGGTAGGTGGTCTTTACGGTGTCCATATTGGAAAGGTATTTTATGGCGAGTCTATGTTCAGCAAAAAAAGCAATGCCTCCCGATTTGGTTTTATATCATTGGCCCAAAAGCTTGAGTCTGAAGGATTTTACATCATCGACTGTCAGCAACCAAATGCTTACCTTGAAAGCCTTGGAGGTGAATTCATTTCAGGAGATGAATTTCAAGAGATTCTTGGTAAAAACAGAAAGGAATGGCTGAAAAATCAATGTTACTGA
- a CDS encoding ATP-dependent Clp protease adaptor ClpS → MTNNITKFDEKEDVLVEDVISTGERSHLVVYNDDYNTFDWVIQCFMDVCDHTQEQSEQLSILVHFKGKATVKTGSFSLLKPMKDALIDRGLSAVIETLVED, encoded by the coding sequence ATGACGAATAACATTACAAAATTTGATGAAAAGGAAGATGTACTTGTTGAGGATGTCATTTCGACAGGTGAGCGATCGCATTTAGTAGTGTACAATGATGATTACAACACATTTGATTGGGTGATTCAGTGTTTCATGGATGTATGCGACCATACTCAGGAACAATCTGAACAACTATCGATATTAGTGCACTTCAAAGGCAAAGCTACTGTCAAGACCGGGTCATTTTCATTGTTGAAACCTATGAAAGACGCGCTGATCGACAGAGGTCTTTCTGCTGTCATAGAAACATTGGTTGAAGATTAA
- a CDS encoding redoxin domain-containing protein — protein MSIQIGDIAPPFTLKSTDKKDVSLSDFSGKNVVILFFPLAFTGVCTDELCSIRDNKSDYDHLNAEILAISVDSLFTLGKFKEIQGYNFTMLSDWNKDTAKAYGALYDEFVLGMKGVAKRSAFVVDKNGKIQYAEILESAGDLPNFAAINDTLKSLS, from the coding sequence ATGAGTATACAAATCGGAGATATAGCTCCACCTTTTACTTTAAAGTCCACAGATAAAAAAGACGTTTCACTATCCGATTTTTCAGGTAAAAATGTTGTCATCCTATTCTTTCCACTTGCTTTTACCGGAGTGTGCACTGATGAACTTTGTTCTATACGAGACAATAAATCTGATTATGATCATCTCAATGCTGAAATTCTGGCTATCTCTGTTGATTCGCTTTTTACCTTAGGAAAATTTAAAGAAATTCAGGGGTATAACTTTACTATGCTTTCAGACTGGAACAAGGATACTGCGAAAGCATATGGGGCTTTGTATGATGAGTTTGTCTTAGGTATGAAAGGCGTAGCTAAAAGGTCTGCTTTTGTAGTGGATAAAAATGGCAAAATTCAATACGCAGAAATTTTGGAAAGTGCCGGAGATCTTCCTAACTTTGCAGCCATTAATGACACTTTAAAGTCTTTGTCATAA
- a CDS encoding aldehyde dehydrogenase (NADP(+)), with translation MYSELNKIMEQSYEAFLQYQSVSGAVKKEFLYKIAENIENLGDHLLETASLETNLPIGRFQGERGRTCAQLKAFGDMVAEGSWVEAVVDTAIPDRKPLPRPDMRKMTIAMGPVLVFGASNFPLAYSTAGGDTASALAAGCSVVVKGHPSHPKTSELVAGAITQAVHDCGLHPHTFQHAGGTSFEIGKTLTQHPLTAAVGFTGSLTGGRAIFDYAQKREVPIPVFSEMGSTNPVILLKDALVHRAPEMAKAFAGSITIGVGQFCTNPGIMIGVKSSPLNHFISLLAIELSMIPAYKMLHEGIHQSYYAALDKILMDKGVETVYHAHEKEAMSASPVLAKVSADTFLANPDLHHEVFGPFSMIIVCENRIELMHVWQKLKGQLTTTIMGTDHDLEVNKDLIDVAKNIAGRIVFNGVPTGVEVSNATVHGGPYPAATDSRFTSVGMEAIKRWVRPICYQDCPDSLLPEELKNENPLGIMRKTNGVYGRNPLKVELS, from the coding sequence ATGTATAGTGAACTCAATAAAATAATGGAACAGTCGTATGAAGCTTTTTTACAATACCAGAGTGTCTCCGGTGCTGTAAAAAAAGAGTTTCTCTACAAAATAGCTGAAAATATTGAAAATTTGGGTGATCACTTATTGGAAACTGCATCTTTAGAAACCAATTTACCCATAGGCCGATTTCAGGGAGAAAGAGGACGTACATGTGCACAATTAAAGGCATTTGGTGACATGGTGGCCGAAGGCAGTTGGGTTGAGGCAGTCGTTGACACTGCAATACCTGACCGAAAGCCTTTGCCCAGACCAGACATGAGAAAGATGACAATAGCTATGGGCCCGGTATTGGTTTTTGGGGCATCCAATTTTCCATTGGCATATTCAACAGCTGGAGGTGATACAGCATCTGCTCTTGCCGCAGGCTGCTCTGTGGTAGTAAAAGGGCACCCTTCGCATCCAAAGACTTCTGAATTGGTAGCAGGTGCAATTACGCAGGCGGTACATGATTGTGGCCTACATCCTCATACATTTCAACATGCAGGAGGGACATCTTTTGAAATAGGAAAAACCCTCACTCAGCATCCACTGACCGCTGCGGTGGGATTTACCGGAAGCCTCACAGGTGGAAGAGCTATTTTTGATTATGCTCAGAAAAGGGAAGTACCGATACCTGTTTTTTCTGAAATGGGAAGTACTAATCCCGTCATTTTGCTAAAGGACGCTCTTGTCCATCGGGCACCTGAGATGGCTAAAGCTTTTGCGGGATCAATTACAATCGGAGTCGGTCAGTTTTGTACCAATCCCGGGATCATGATAGGAGTAAAAAGTAGTCCGCTCAATCATTTTATAAGTTTGCTTGCCATTGAATTGTCCATGATACCAGCATACAAAATGCTACATGAAGGTATACATCAGAGTTATTATGCAGCTTTGGATAAAATACTGATGGACAAAGGTGTGGAGACAGTTTATCATGCACATGAGAAAGAAGCCATGTCTGCAAGTCCCGTACTTGCCAAAGTTTCGGCTGATACTTTTTTGGCCAATCCTGACCTCCATCATGAAGTTTTCGGACCTTTTTCTATGATCATAGTTTGTGAAAACAGAATAGAATTGATGCACGTATGGCAAAAGCTAAAAGGTCAGCTTACTACCACTATCATGGGCACTGACCATGACCTCGAAGTGAATAAAGATCTAATTGACGTTGCAAAAAATATTGCTGGACGTATAGTTTTTAATGGAGTGCCAACTGGTGTGGAAGTAAGTAATGCCACTGTACATGGAGGACCATATCCTGCTGCAACAGATAGTCGATTTACATCTGTTGGTATGGAAGCTATCAAACGATGGGTGAGGCCCATTTGTTATCAGGATTGCCCTGACTCACTTCTGCCGGAGGAATTAAAAAATGAGAATCCCTTAGGTATAATGAGAAAAACCAACGGGGTATATGGAAGAAATCCATTAAAGGTTGAACTTTCTTAA
- a CDS encoding dihydrodipicolinate synthase family protein, with amino-acid sequence MINWNGVFPALTTKFNKNIEIDITLYKKNLHAQIAAGVNGVILGGTLGEASTLTEGEKEILVKTTIEEVGGRIPVVLNIAEGSTREALRQALLAVQWGAQGLMMLPPMRYKPDHRECVTYFRTVADSTDLPVMIYNNPVDYKTEVTLEMFEEMIESKNIQAIKESTRDISNVTRLKNKFGDRLKILCGVDTLAMEELVMGADGWVAGLVCAFPRETVVIYKLIKQNRIDEALKIYRWFLPLLELDIHTKLVQYIKLAEVAEGIGSEYVREPRLPLIGKERDEIEKIIRDALAIRPALPKI; translated from the coding sequence ATGATCAATTGGAATGGAGTCTTCCCTGCCTTGACGACAAAATTTAATAAGAATATTGAAATAGATATCACATTGTACAAAAAAAACCTGCACGCACAGATTGCTGCAGGAGTAAACGGTGTCATACTTGGTGGAACTCTGGGAGAAGCCAGCACGCTCACAGAAGGCGAAAAAGAAATCCTTGTCAAAACCACTATTGAAGAAGTGGGAGGACGGATTCCTGTAGTGCTCAATATTGCTGAAGGGTCCACTAGAGAAGCGCTCAGACAAGCATTACTTGCAGTACAATGGGGCGCTCAGGGCTTGATGATGTTGCCGCCGATGAGATACAAACCAGATCACAGAGAGTGTGTCACGTACTTCAGAACAGTGGCAGACTCGACAGATCTGCCGGTCATGATCTATAATAATCCAGTAGATTATAAAACGGAGGTTACTTTAGAGATGTTTGAAGAAATGATCGAAAGTAAGAATATACAGGCCATAAAGGAATCTACGCGGGATATTTCAAATGTGACCAGACTAAAGAACAAATTTGGCGACAGGCTGAAAATTCTGTGTGGAGTAGACACCCTTGCAATGGAGGAGTTGGTCATGGGTGCAGATGGCTGGGTTGCAGGCTTGGTTTGCGCATTCCCCCGAGAAACGGTCGTCATATACAAACTCATTAAGCAAAATAGAATTGATGAAGCTTTGAAAATTTACAGATGGTTTTTACCATTACTGGAATTGGACATACATACCAAGCTGGTCCAATATATCAAACTGGCTGAAGTGGCAGAAGGTATTGGTTCGGAATATGTCAGGGAGCCAAGGTTGCCTTTGATAGGGAAAGAGCGTGATGAGATTGAGAAAATCATACGGGATGCCTTAGCCATAAGACCAGCATTACCAAAAATTTAA
- the mscL gene encoding large-conductance mechanosensitive channel protein MscL: protein MLNELKNFLFKGNILELAIAVIVAGAFGSIVSSFTEDIIMPPLGLLVGGIDFGDLKFVLKAAEGDAPEVAINYGKWINTIINFLILSIILYYVMQVYKKINPPAPPAPAGPTQEELLTQIRDLLKK from the coding sequence ATGCTAAATGAATTAAAGAACTTTTTATTCAAAGGAAATATCCTTGAATTGGCCATTGCCGTCATTGTTGCCGGTGCTTTTGGTAGCATTGTATCATCATTTACTGAAGACATCATCATGCCTCCATTAGGCTTGCTTGTAGGTGGAATAGATTTTGGGGATCTGAAGTTTGTACTTAAAGCTGCAGAAGGTGATGCACCTGAAGTTGCGATTAACTATGGTAAATGGATCAATACCATAATAAACTTTTTGATACTTTCAATTATCCTGTATTATGTCATGCAAGTGTACAAGAAGATAAACCCACCAGCTCCACCAGCTCCTGCCGGACCAACTCAGGAAGAATTACTTACTCAGATCAGAGATTTATTGAAAAAATAA
- a CDS encoding aminopeptidase P family protein, giving the protein MFSSDTYLNRRTVLRHGLESGLIVLLGNQEAPMNYKDNTYHFRQDSTFLYYFGLDVPGLSAVIDVDAGHECIFGTDLSIDDIVWTGPQPSVNDMAQSVGVHSTQDYNHIESIIKKALKSGRKIHYLPPYRHDNIIRLAQWLDISTEEVMLQPSLPLIKKVISQRSIKEDCEITEIDHAVNITTDMHLAAMQHAKPGLKEYELVSLVHQEAIKGGGNLAFPIILTTDGQTLHNHYHGNTLRDGQMILCDAGAENDMHYAGDMTCTFPVGPAFTSRQKDIYQIVLDTHTKAVEMLQPGIQYRDIYLQACRNIFNGLKSLHLTKGDADEAVAAGAHAMFFQCGLGHMMGLDVHDMEDLGEQYVGYTTTLKKSTQFGIKSLRLARELQSGFVLTVEPGIYFIPTLIDMWRAEGRCRDFINYEVLEKYKDFSGIRVEEDFLITQDGYRLLGRSLPKTIEEIEDLRRK; this is encoded by the coding sequence ATATTTTCATCAGACACTTATCTCAACAGAAGAACAGTGCTCAGACATGGTCTTGAGTCAGGATTGATAGTACTCCTGGGCAATCAGGAAGCCCCAATGAATTATAAAGACAATACATATCATTTCAGGCAAGACAGCACCTTTTTATATTACTTCGGCCTTGATGTACCGGGTCTGTCTGCCGTCATTGATGTGGATGCAGGGCACGAATGTATCTTCGGCACAGATCTAAGTATTGATGATATCGTGTGGACCGGGCCTCAACCCAGCGTCAATGACATGGCTCAAAGTGTAGGTGTACATTCGACTCAGGATTACAACCACATCGAGTCCATCATCAAAAAAGCACTGAAATCAGGCAGGAAAATTCACTATTTGCCACCTTACAGGCATGACAATATCATCAGGTTGGCTCAATGGTTGGATATCTCTACTGAAGAAGTGATGCTCCAACCTTCCTTACCTTTGATCAAAAAAGTCATAAGTCAGAGGAGCATCAAAGAGGATTGTGAGATTACTGAAATAGACCATGCAGTAAATATAACTACGGATATGCACCTGGCGGCTATGCAGCATGCAAAACCGGGACTGAAAGAGTATGAGCTGGTTTCGTTAGTACATCAGGAAGCAATAAAAGGTGGCGGCAATCTTGCTTTTCCCATCATCCTGACAACAGATGGTCAAACCCTTCACAATCACTATCATGGCAATACTCTCAGAGATGGGCAAATGATACTCTGTGATGCAGGTGCAGAAAACGACATGCATTATGCCGGCGACATGACCTGTACTTTTCCGGTTGGACCTGCATTTACGTCAAGACAAAAAGATATATATCAGATTGTATTGGATACGCACACAAAGGCAGTAGAAATGTTGCAGCCAGGTATTCAATATCGTGACATCTATCTTCAGGCATGCAGAAATATCTTCAACGGATTAAAGTCACTCCATCTTACCAAAGGCGATGCTGACGAAGCAGTAGCAGCAGGTGCGCATGCTATGTTTTTCCAGTGTGGTCTTGGGCATATGATGGGATTGGATGTACATGACATGGAAGATCTTGGCGAACAATACGTAGGCTATACCACCACTCTCAAAAAAAGCACTCAGTTTGGTATCAAATCACTTCGGCTTGCCAGGGAATTGCAATCAGGTTTTGTCCTTACCGTAGAGCCGGGTATATACTTCATACCTACACTCATAGATATGTGGCGTGCTGAAGGCAGGTGCAGAGATTTTATCAATTATGAAGTCCTCGAGAAGTACAAAGACTTTAGTGGTATCAGAGTTGAAGAAGATTTTCTGATCACGCAAGACGGATATAGACTATTAGGACGGTCGCTGCCCAAAACTATTGAAGAAATTGAAGATCTAAGGCGTAAGTAG